In one window of Macadamia integrifolia cultivar HAES 741 chromosome 2, SCU_Mint_v3, whole genome shotgun sequence DNA:
- the LOC122064496 gene encoding uncharacterized protein LOC122064496, producing the protein MGKGFVLFQFELEGDMSAIWRRKLIKVRGQFIRFQRWKPDFDVHAVNNPTKLVWIRFPGLLLEYWYEKILLTMAKGAGRPVALDRRTRSAAMGNFVRVQVEVIIGDKRVEEIQVERKQPGTGEVFWFKQLIIYEDGLAKCGFYKKIGHALFQCREKKEVDARDTGAAAMVNEGGARRRSSSEGSGLGEGFVSNLGRNLTHMR; encoded by the coding sequence ATGGGGAAAGGCTTcgttttatttcagtttgagttggAAGGAGATATGTCTGCCATTTGGAGAAGGAAACTAATCAAGGTTAGAGGACAATTTATTCGCTTCCAACGTTGGAAACCAGATTTTGATGTGCATGCGGTGAACAACCCAACCAAACTGGTGTGGATCAGATTTCCAGGCCTTCTCCTGGAATACTGGTATGAGAAGATCCTGTTGACAATGGCTAAAGGGGCAGGAAGACCTGTGGCCCTGGACAGACGCACCAGATCGGCGGCAATGGGGAATTTTGTGCGCGTTCAGGTAGAAGTGATAATTGGGGATAAAAGGGTGGAAGAGATTCAGGTGGAAAGAAAGCAACCAGGAACGGGGgaggttttttggtttaaacaaTTGATCATATATGAAGATGGGTTAGCCAAATGtggtttttataaaaaaatcgGGCACGCTTTGTTCCAATGCagagagaagaaggaggtgGATGCTCGAGATACTGGGGCGGCGGCCATGGTGAATGAAGGTGGTGCAAGGAGGAGATCCAGCTCAGAGGGCAGTGGTTTGGGTGAAGGATTTGTTTccaatttgggtagaaatcttaCCCATATGAGGTAG